From the genome of Colius striatus isolate bColStr4 chromosome 15, bColStr4.1.hap1, whole genome shotgun sequence, one region includes:
- the SELENOK gene encoding selenoprotein K isoform X2, producing the protein MVYISNGQVLDNQSRAPWRLSSITDFFWSIADFVVLFFQSIIQPDLRRRGYTASSYSRHNDGRGPPALPRRRMGRINHGGGGPSPPPMAGGG; encoded by the exons GGCAAGTTTTGGATAACCAGAGTCGGGCTCCTTGGCGTTTGTCATCTATAACAGATTTCTTCTGGTCAATAGCAGATTTCGTGGTCCTGTT tttccagagCATTATTCAACCAGATTTGAGAAGAAGAGGCTACACAGCTTCCTCCTATTCAAGACACAATGATGGAAGAGG gcctccagctctgcctcgCCGGAGGATGGGCCGAATAAATCATGGAGGTGGAGGCCCTAGTCcaccaccaatggctggaggtGGATGA
- the SELENOK gene encoding selenoprotein K isoform X1: MVYISNGQVLDNQSRAPWRLSSITDFFWSIADFVVLFFQSIIQPDLRRRGYTASSYSRHNDGRGPPALPRRRMGRINHGGGGPSPPPMAGGGUGR; encoded by the exons GGCAAGTTTTGGATAACCAGAGTCGGGCTCCTTGGCGTTTGTCATCTATAACAGATTTCTTCTGGTCAATAGCAGATTTCGTGGTCCTGTT tttccagagCATTATTCAACCAGATTTGAGAAGAAGAGGCTACACAGCTTCCTCCTATTCAAGACACAATGATGGAAGAGG gcctccagctctgcctcgCCGGAGGATGGGCCGAATAAATCATGGAGGTGGAGGCCCTAGTCcaccaccaatggctggaggtGGATGAGGAAGGTAA